The sequence ACCCACGTGAAAGCCACGGTCCTGCGCGAGATACTGCCCACGCTGGATGATTTCGAGCGCTTTTTCCGTCACGTGGAGGAGCGCAGCGAGAGCCTGGACCGCGATTTCGTCCAGGGCATCGAGATGATCCACAAGTCCCTGGCCGGCGTGCTCCAGCGCCAGGGTGTGGAGCCGATCCAGGAGACCGGCGTGCCGTTTGACCCGCACCAGCACGAGGCCATGCTCACCGCCCCGGTGGAGAGCCGGGAGCAGGACCACACCGTGGTGCAGGTGCTGGAGGCGGGCTACCGCATGGGCTCCACCGTGATCCGCCCGGCGCGGGTGCAGGTGGGGATGTTCGGCGGCGACTGAGCCGGACGCCCGCTGCGCCGACTTTTATTGACAGCGCGCCGCCTTTGTTGCATCATCATGCTGGGGAGCTATTCCGGATTCCCCGTGTTTTTCGTGTTTCTCCCCGGGCCTCGGGCGGCCGGATGAAACAGGTCCACGCCGAATAATCCTGACAAGGTGGCGCTATGGGGCATCGTTCATCCGATGGGACTGTTTTCAGCCGGGCGGCGCGCCGCTTTTCCAGGGCGGGGGCCGGGCTGCTTACACTGCTGGCTCTGATTCTCGGCGCGGCCGGATTGTCCGCGAAGGAGCCTTCCGGGACGCCGCGGGTGGATGTGGCCGTGATCAACGGCATGATCGGCCCGGTGAGCCAGGAGTTCATCCGGCGCAGCCT comes from bacterium and encodes:
- a CDS encoding nucleotide exchange factor GrpE — translated: MKFRKGQKKEDKPLDSTAGAAASDSDETQAAAGESVAAQAQAGEAAVATEAPVEDEQQAKVTALEDQLLRLKAEFANFRKRTERERTELSTHVKATVLREILPTLDDFERFFRHVEERSESLDRDFVQGIEMIHKSLAGVLQRQGVEPIQETGVPFDPHQHEAMLTAPVESREQDHTVVQVLEAGYRMGSTVIRPARVQVGMFGGD